The Streptomyces aurantiacus genome includes a region encoding these proteins:
- a CDS encoding helix-turn-helix domain-containing protein: MVRTPLTPEEHERGERLGRLLREARGRRSMAEVAMSAGLSAETLRKIETGRAPTPAFFTVAALARVLGLSMDEIAGRCALAAV, encoded by the coding sequence ATGGTGCGAACCCCGCTGACCCCCGAAGAGCACGAACGCGGCGAGCGGCTCGGGCGGCTGCTGCGCGAGGCCAGAGGCCGCCGCAGCATGGCGGAGGTCGCCATGAGCGCCGGCCTCTCGGCGGAGACCCTCCGCAAGATCGAGACCGGGCGCGCCCCGACCCCGGCCTTCTTCACGGTCGCGGCGCTGGCGCGCGTACTGGGACTCTCGATGGACGAGATCGCCGGCAGATGCGCGCTCGCCGCCGTGTGA
- the ggt gene encoding gamma-glutamyltransferase: MGRSAARRLAVLAVSAAVVSVGAAPPPSGTAGGTPGPVEKVPVAVGYGGAVSSVDADASAAGIEILRKGGNAVDAAVATAAALGVTEPYSSGIGGGGYFVYYNAKSRTVHTVDGRETAPLTADSGLFLENGRPIPFADAVTSGLGVGTPGTPATWQTALDSWGSKRLGSLLKPAERLARDGFTVDATFRSQTASNEARFRNFPDTAELFLPGGALPVVGSTFRNPDLARTYQELGRGGAGALYRGKLAEDIVDTVNKPPVDPASGYDARPGDLSLKDLAKYRAKRQAPTKTSYRGLDVYSIAPSSSGGTTVGEALNILENTDLSKATDDQYLHRFIEASRIAFADRGRWVGDPAFEDVPTKELLSQKYADSRECLIKDDAVLTSPLAPGDPRNPAACAAGGKAAPTTYEGENTTHLTAADKWGNVVAYTLTIEQTGGSGITVPNRGFILNNELTDFSFAPASPAVHDPNLPGPGKRPRSSISPTIVLDRHARPVVALGSPGGATIVTTVLQTLTGFLDRGLPLVDAIAAPRASQRNQATTELEPGLWDSPLRTRLEALGHGFRQNPEIGAATGVQRLPNGKWLAAAETVRRGGGSAMVVRPAP; encoded by the coding sequence ATGGGGCGCTCGGCCGCGCGCAGACTTGCTGTACTGGCGGTTTCGGCCGCTGTGGTGTCGGTGGGGGCGGCGCCGCCCCCGTCGGGAACCGCCGGGGGCACCCCCGGACCGGTGGAGAAGGTCCCGGTCGCCGTCGGATACGGCGGGGCCGTCTCCAGCGTCGACGCGGACGCCTCGGCCGCCGGAATCGAGATCCTCCGCAAGGGCGGCAACGCGGTGGACGCGGCCGTCGCCACCGCGGCGGCCCTCGGCGTCACCGAGCCCTATTCGTCGGGCATCGGCGGAGGCGGCTACTTCGTCTACTACAACGCCAAGTCCCGTACGGTGCACACGGTCGACGGACGCGAGACCGCGCCCCTGACGGCCGACTCGGGACTCTTCCTGGAGAACGGCAGGCCGATCCCGTTCGCGGACGCCGTGACCAGCGGCCTGGGTGTGGGCACGCCCGGCACGCCCGCCACCTGGCAGACAGCACTGGACAGTTGGGGCAGCAAGAGGCTCGGATCGCTGCTGAAACCCGCGGAGCGGCTCGCGCGGGACGGCTTCACCGTCGACGCCACGTTCCGCTCGCAGACCGCGTCCAACGAGGCGCGGTTCAGGAACTTCCCCGACACGGCCGAGCTGTTCCTGCCGGGCGGCGCGCTGCCGGTGGTCGGCTCGACGTTCAGGAACCCCGATCTGGCCCGTACGTACCAGGAGCTGGGCCGGGGCGGCGCGGGCGCGCTGTACCGCGGCAAACTCGCCGAGGACATCGTCGACACGGTGAACAAGCCGCCGGTCGACCCGGCTTCGGGATACGACGCCCGCCCGGGCGACCTGTCCCTGAAGGACCTCGCGAAGTACCGGGCGAAGCGGCAGGCGCCCACGAAGACCTCGTACCGCGGCCTGGACGTCTACTCCATCGCGCCGTCCTCCTCCGGCGGCACGACCGTCGGCGAGGCCCTCAACATCCTTGAGAACACCGACCTTTCGAAGGCCACGGACGACCAGTACCTGCACCGCTTCATCGAGGCGAGCCGGATCGCCTTCGCGGACCGGGGACGCTGGGTGGGCGACCCCGCGTTCGAGGACGTACCGACGAAGGAACTGCTCTCGCAGAAGTACGCCGACTCGCGCGAGTGCCTGATCAAGGACGACGCGGTGCTCACCAGCCCGCTCGCGCCGGGCGACCCCCGCAACCCGGCGGCCTGCGCGGCCGGCGGCAAGGCCGCGCCGACGACGTACGAGGGCGAGAACACCACCCATCTGACGGCGGCCGACAAGTGGGGCAACGTCGTCGCGTACACCCTCACCATCGAGCAGACCGGCGGCAGCGGGATCACCGTCCCGAACCGCGGGTTCATCCTCAACAACGAGCTGACCGACTTCTCCTTCGCCCCGGCGAGCCCGGCCGTGCACGACCCGAACCTGCCCGGGCCCGGCAAGCGTCCGCGCTCGTCCATCTCGCCGACGATCGTGCTCGACCGCCACGCCCGGCCCGTGGTGGCGCTGGGCTCGCCCGGGGGCGCGACCATCGTCACGACGGTCCTCCAGACGCTGACCGGCTTCCTCGACCGGGGCCTTCCGCTCGTCGACGCGATCGCCGCGCCGCGCGCCAGTCAGCGGAACCAGGCGACCACCGAGCTCGAACCGGGCCTGTGGGACAGCCCGTTGCGGACCCGGCTGGAAGCGCTCGGGCACGGGTTCCGGCAGAATCCGGAGATCGGAGCGGCGACGGGTGTCCAGCGTCTGCCGAACGGCAAGTGGCTGGCGGCCGCGGAGACCGTGCGGAGGGGTGGTGGCTCGGCCATGGTGGTACGGCCGGCACCGTAG